In one window of Micromonospora cathayae DNA:
- a CDS encoding TetR/AcrR family transcriptional regulator gives MARAGLTPELLTRAGAELADEVGFDQVTVSALARRFGVKVASLYSHVCGTPDLRTRIALLALAELADRAAEALAGRAGRDALAALGNVYRDYARAHPGRYAAAQLRLDPETAAASAGGRHAQLTRAILRGYRLDEPDQTHAVRLMGSVFHGYVSLELGGGFSHSAPDTEETWTRVLDALDALLRNWPAPDPRSAPDR, from the coding sequence ATGGCACGCGCAGGATTGACCCCGGAGCTGCTGACCCGGGCGGGGGCGGAGCTGGCCGACGAGGTGGGCTTCGACCAGGTGACCGTGTCGGCGCTGGCCCGCAGGTTCGGGGTCAAGGTCGCCAGCCTGTACTCGCACGTATGCGGCACACCCGACCTGCGGACCCGGATCGCCCTGCTCGCCCTGGCGGAACTCGCCGACCGGGCCGCCGAGGCACTGGCCGGACGGGCCGGACGGGACGCCCTGGCCGCCCTCGGCAATGTCTACCGCGACTACGCCCGCGCCCATCCCGGCCGCTACGCCGCCGCCCAGCTCAGACTGGATCCGGAGACCGCGGCGGCCAGTGCCGGCGGGCGGCACGCCCAGCTGACCCGGGCGATCCTGCGCGGCTACCGACTCGACGAACCGGACCAGACGCACGCCGTCCGGCTGATGGGCAGCGTCTTCCACGGCTACGTCAGCCTGGAGCTGGGGGGAGGGTTCAGCCACAGCGCCCCCGACACCGAGGAGACCTGGACGCGAGTCCTCGACGCCCTCGACGCCCTGCTGCGGAACTGGCCCGCCCCCGACCCGCGGTCCGCCCCCGACCGGTAG
- a CDS encoding FBP domain-containing protein has product MKPLTEQEIRTSFVNCTRGQAKRLFVPRDLADRPWADLDFLGWHDPQAPGRAFLVAELDGRPRGLALRRANPAAGRAAPGMCAMCLTTHSGGVALMVAPKAGRAGQQGNSVGTYVCDDLACSLYVRGLRQVGAGGRLPESLTVPEKIDRTVANLAAFVARVVS; this is encoded by the coding sequence ATGAAGCCGCTGACCGAGCAGGAGATCCGTACCAGCTTCGTGAACTGCACCCGGGGGCAGGCCAAGCGGTTGTTCGTCCCGCGTGACCTCGCCGACCGGCCCTGGGCCGACCTGGACTTCCTCGGGTGGCACGACCCGCAGGCCCCGGGCCGGGCCTTCCTCGTCGCCGAGCTGGACGGGCGGCCGCGCGGGCTGGCCCTGCGCCGCGCCAACCCCGCCGCCGGGCGGGCCGCCCCGGGCATGTGCGCGATGTGCCTGACCACCCACTCCGGCGGGGTGGCGCTGATGGTCGCGCCGAAGGCCGGCCGGGCCGGTCAGCAGGGCAACTCCGTGGGCACCTACGTCTGCGACGACCTGGCCTGCTCGCTCTACGTGCGGGGGCTCCGGCAGGTGGGGGCCGGGGGCCGGCTGCCCGAGTCGCTGACGGTGCCGGAGAAGATCGACCGTACCGTCGCCAACCTCGCCGCCTTCGTCGCCCGGGTCGTCTCATGA
- a CDS encoding ArsR/SmtB family transcription factor, which produces MRIQVTPADIAASRYAISPLGEAMWALRLCAGQHSTPALAPWVARVRPAYERLRRELPAVGALVALLRRNAYNADFVQPPPAGTGRSFADELAVVRATPLAQARDELARNLAGHRTPPAYAQRIYAAPDVVDRLADAIEAVWAALVEPDWRRLRTILERDLVQRAGRLVTYGWGAAVADLDPRLSWEPGGHLGAIVVADRDRGTYSLGGKGLLFVPTVFGSMINYVEPPWPFALVYPASGVADLLGPPDPDRPPDALDRLLGRSRAAVLRALAAPATTSQLVRQLDLPLGSVGGHLAVLRDAGLVRRTRTGRAVRYTRTPLGDAVSGDAPAGLTGPES; this is translated from the coding sequence GTGCGGATTCAGGTGACTCCGGCGGACATCGCGGCCAGTCGGTACGCCATCTCCCCGCTGGGCGAGGCGATGTGGGCGCTGCGGTTGTGCGCCGGTCAGCACAGCACCCCGGCGCTGGCCCCCTGGGTGGCCCGGGTCCGCCCGGCGTACGAGCGGCTGCGCCGGGAGCTGCCGGCGGTGGGCGCGCTGGTGGCCCTGCTGCGCCGGAACGCGTACAACGCGGACTTCGTCCAGCCCCCGCCGGCCGGTACCGGGCGCAGCTTCGCCGACGAGCTGGCCGTGGTCCGGGCCACCCCGCTGGCCCAGGCCCGGGACGAACTGGCCCGCAACCTGGCCGGGCACCGCACCCCGCCGGCGTACGCGCAGCGGATCTACGCCGCGCCGGACGTGGTGGACCGGTTGGCGGACGCGATCGAGGCGGTCTGGGCGGCCCTGGTCGAGCCGGACTGGCGGCGGTTGCGCACCATCCTGGAGCGGGACCTGGTCCAGCGGGCCGGGCGGCTCGTCACGTACGGCTGGGGGGCCGCGGTGGCCGACCTGGACCCTCGGCTGAGCTGGGAGCCGGGCGGTCACCTGGGCGCCATCGTGGTGGCCGACCGGGATCGCGGCACGTACTCGCTGGGCGGCAAGGGGCTGCTGTTCGTCCCGACCGTCTTCGGGTCGATGATCAACTATGTCGAGCCGCCGTGGCCGTTCGCGCTGGTGTACCCGGCCTCCGGCGTGGCCGACCTGCTCGGGCCACCGGACCCGGACCGCCCGCCGGACGCCCTGGACCGGCTGCTCGGCCGGTCCCGGGCAGCGGTGCTGCGGGCCCTGGCCGCACCGGCCACCACCAGTCAGCTCGTCCGGCAGCTCGACCTGCCGCTGGGCAGCGTCGGCGGGCACCTCGCCGTGCTGCGCGACGCCGGGCTGGTCCGCCGGACCCGGACCGGCCGGGCGGTCCGCTACACCCGCACCCCGCTCGGTGACGCCGTCAGCGGCGACGCACCGGCCGGCCTGACCGGCCCGGAGTCATGA
- a CDS encoding Lrp/AsnC family transcriptional regulator yields MTTGQVVQLDQLDVWLVELLAAEPRIGVLECSRRLGVARGTVQARLDKLVDRGVVAGFGPDISPAAIGFAVTSFVTLEISQRQGHDPVTAHLAEIPEVLEAHTITGSSDVLCRIVARSNADLQRVIDQIVAHPGITRASTIIALAEQIPYRVLPLIRSAVAESRDRPAVDGRS; encoded by the coding sequence ATGACCACTGGGCAGGTTGTACAGCTCGATCAGCTCGACGTCTGGCTCGTCGAGCTGCTCGCCGCCGAGCCGCGGATCGGGGTGCTGGAGTGCTCCCGCCGGCTGGGGGTGGCCCGGGGCACCGTGCAGGCCCGGCTGGACAAGCTGGTCGACCGGGGGGTGGTGGCCGGGTTCGGGCCGGACATCTCGCCGGCCGCGATCGGGTTCGCGGTGACCTCGTTCGTCACCCTGGAGATCAGCCAGCGGCAGGGCCACGATCCGGTGACCGCCCACCTGGCCGAGATCCCCGAGGTGCTGGAGGCGCACACCATCACCGGCTCCAGCGACGTGCTGTGCCGGATCGTGGCCCGGTCGAACGCCGACCTCCAGCGGGTCATCGACCAGATCGTCGCGCACCCCGGGATCACCCGGGCGTCGACCATCATCGCGCTGGCCGAGCAGATCCCGTACCGGGTGCTGCCGCTGATCCGCTCGGCGGTGGCCGAGTCCCGGGACCGCCCGGCGGTCGACGGACGGAGTTGA